In the Cyanobacteriota bacterium genome, one interval contains:
- a CDS encoding DNA phosphorothioation-associated methyltransferase, translating to LIRAWSITRKALIVAAQVLIDDINHGQIAYGDGVITSRNTFQKYYEQEELKNYIDQVLGVDSIPVALGIYFVFRDEYQAQNFRVSYF from the coding sequence CTGATTAGAGCGTGGAGTATAACTCGAAAGGCTTTAATAGTAGCTGCTCAGGTTTTAATTGACGACATTAATCACGGACAGATTGCCTATGGAGATGGAGTTATTACGAGTCGTAACACATTTCAGAAATACTACGAACAGGAAGAACTTAAAAATTATATTGACCAGGTGCTAGGAGTTGATTCTATCCCTGTTGCACTTGGAATCTACTTTGTTTTCCGAGATGAATACCAGGCACAAAATTTTCGAGTCTCTTACTTC